DNA from Candidatus Deferrimicrobiaceae bacterium:
GTTTCCATGGTCGGGATGACTGGATTTGAACCAGCGACCCCCTGGTCCCGAACCAGGTGCTCTACCAGGCTGAGCCACATCCCGAGAGAAGCTGTAATGGTACCAACGGCGCTAACGGGCCGTCAATATGTCGATCACCCCCACCGGGATGGGAACCCCGCCGAACATCCCGATCAGAAGGAACAGGGGAAATGCGATCGGCAAGGCCCCGCCCCTCCTACAAGCCCATCGGCTCGCCGCACAGGAGCACGGAGATGTCCGAGTGGGGCGGCTTCCGTTCGATGATCGAGTAGGCCCGGCAGATGCGCTGGGGCGAGTCGCAGTCCTCGCAGAAGCCGGACGTGGCGCACGGGGTGGAAAGCTTGAGCCGCTTCGCGTTTCTCGGCGCGGCGACCGACTTGATCCGGCGCAGGGCCTCCCCCACGTCGGAAACCACCTTCTGCCCCCCGGCCACCACGACCGTCTTTTTCGGCCCGAAGGTCATCGCGTTGATCCGGTTCCCGTTCTTGTCCAGGTTCACCAGGCACCCGTCGAGGGTGACGGCGTTCGTCCCGGTCAGGAACAGGTCGCAGGTGAGCTGGCCACGCCGGGTCTCCGCCTCCTTCTCGGAAGGGACGCGGCTATGGTCGAGAAGCGTTTTCCCCTTCCCCTCCAGGGCCTCGAAGATCCCCATCTCCTGGATCGAAAGAGATCCCCCGAACCCGACCGAGGACGCGTTCTCGCACTCCGCGAGCACCCGCTCCCGCACGGATTCCAGGCTGGGATGGTACTCGGCCCGGAAACCGTTCTTCTGGAGCGCTTCAACGCATTTCCTTGCCCGGACATCGAGCTGCCACAGTCCGATCTCTACCCGGCTCATCCTCGCACCCCTTCCGGGTTTCTCCCCGCTCGCGTCACGCGGGGGCGGAAACCGCTTTGCGGATGTTTTTCCTCATCTCGGAAATCGTCCTGCCGTAATCCTTCGTGCCGAAGATGCCGGAACCGGAGACGATCACGTTCGCCCCGGCCTTGACGACTTCGGAGACGTTATCCGCCTTGATCCCCCCGTCCACCTCGATGTCGACGACAAGACCCGCGCGGGAGAGCTGCGAGCGGAGAAGCTCGATCTTCCCCGTCATCGCGGGGAGGTACGCCTGCCCCCCGAACCCCGGGTTGACGGTCATGAGGAGCACCATGTCGACGTCGGTCAACACCCACTCGATGGCGGACAGGGAGGTGGACGGGTTCAGGGAGACCCCGGCCTTCTTCCCCAGTTCCCGAACGCGGGCCACCGCGCGCTGGAGGTGCGGCGTCGCCTCGGCATGGACGGTGATGACGTCCGCCCCGGCGTCCGCGAAGGCCTCGAGGTACTTCTCCGGCTCGACGATCATGAGGTGCACGTCGAGGGGGAGCTTCGCGCATCTCCGGACCGCGGCCACCACGGGGGGCCCGATCGTGATGTTGGGAACGAACCGGCCGTCCATGATATCGAGATGGAGGAGGTCGGCCCCCGCCTTTTCCACGGCGGCGATTTCCTCGGCAAGCCGGCCGAAGTCGGCCGACAGCAGGGACGGCGCGATGTAATAGTCCATACCGTTTCCCCTTTCGCAGCGGTTCGCACGATTCTACCACGCGGGCAAAGCGGGAGGGAGGGGAGCTTCCCCACCGGCCGGGCCGCCGACTTTCTTCCTTCAGCCGCTCTTCCCGAGAAGCGCCGCGAAGAAGCCGTCCGTGCCGTGGCGGTGCGGGGAAAGCCTGAGAAACCCCTCCGGCGTCCATGCATCCTCCGGCCCCGTCCATCCCGCCGCGCCTTCCCGGCGCACTCCGCCGTCCGCGTGCCGTTCGAGAAACGACGCCACCACCTCTTCGTTCTCCTCCCGGAAGGGAGTGCAGGTGCAGTAGACGAGAAGCCCCCCGGCACGAAGGGACGCCCAGGCGTTGTCGAGGATGGCCCCCTGCAGGCGCGCCATGTCCGCCGGCCCTTCCGGCCGGAACCGCCACTTTGCGTCGGGGTTGCGACGGATGACCCCCATCCCCGTACAGGGGGCGTCCACGAGGATCTTGTCGAACCTGCCCGCGGATCGGGGAAGCGGCCCCGCGGAGAAATCGTGGATCCGCGTCGTCACCCCTTCCGCCCCCGTGCGCGATACCGTCTCGCGCAGCAGACGGAGGCGACCTTCCGATAGGTCGGTCGCGACGATCCGTGCTTTCCCCCCGGAGAGCGCCGCGAGGTGGGTCGTCTTCCCTCCGGGGGCGGCGCATGCGTCGAGGAGCACCTCGTCCCTTGCAGGCGCAAGGAGGGGGGCGATCAGCTGCGCGCCTTCGTCCATCACCAGGTACTCCCCCGCCGAAAAGCCCGGGTCGGCGTGCACGCCGGCCGGCTCGGAGAGCGCGATCCCGTCGGGCGCGTAGCGGCAAGGGGAGGGGACCATCCCCGCCCGGGCAAGCCGGGCCAGCAGGTCGTCCCGGGTGCCGCGGAAGGTGTTTCCCCGGATTACGAAAGGGGGCCGCTCCAGGGAGGAGGCGAGAAAGGCGGCCGCATCTTCTTCCCCCATCGACCGGGACAGGGCGGACACGAGCGCAAGAGGGGCCGACAGCGTGGCCGCCATGCGCTCCTCCCCGTCCGCCTCGGGAAGCGCCGGCTCCTTCCCCGCCCGCACCAACTCCCGCAGCACGGCGTTGACGAGGCCTGCGATCTTTTCCCCCCGCGCCCTCTTCGCCGCCTCCACGGTCTCGAAGACCGCCGCCCGCTCCGGCGCGCGGGTGTAGAGGATCTGGTAGGCGCCCAGGCGCAAGGCGTTGCGCGTCAGGGGGTCGGTCTTGTCCATCGTCCGTAAGAGCAGGGGGGAGAGGGTGAAATCGAGGGTGCCGCGGCGCCGAAGCGTCCCCATCACAAGCTCGGTCAGGAGCGCCCGGTCCCTCGGGTCGGGAAACGACCGCTGCGCCCGGTCGAGAAGAATATCCGCGTACGCCTCTCCCCGGTCCACCCGGAAAAGGATCCGAAGCGCCGCATCCCTTACGGAGATAGCCGGTCCCCCTTCCGGACGCGCCGGCCCTGCGCGTATTCCCAGGCGGACATCGCCCTGCCCCCTTCGGGCTGGACCTTCTCCAGTCGGACGGCCCCTTCCCCGCAGGCGACCACGATCCCGTCCCGGTCGACCGAGAGAATCTCGCCCCGCTCCCCCTTCCCTTCCCGGACCGAGGCGGAAAGGACCTTCAGGGTCTTCCCGTCGTGTTCCGCGCAGGCGGAGGGCCACGGGGTCATCCCCCGGACCAGGTTCCGCACCTCCCGGGCAGGCTTCCCCCAGTCGATCCGCCCGTGCTCTTTTTTCAGCATCGGGGCGTACGTCGCCTTCGTCCCGTCCTGGGGGGTCTCGACCAGGGTCCCCTGGCGAAGCATCCCGAGGGCCTCGGTCAGGGCCTGCGCGCCGAGGACGGAAAGCCTGGGGAACATCGTCTCCGCCGTGTCGTCCTCCCCGATCGGCAGTGTGCGCACGTGCAGCATCGGCCCCGTGTCCATCCCCGGGTCCATCTTCATGATCGTCACTCCCGTCACCGTCTCCCCCCCCGCGATCGCCCAGTGGATCGGCGCGGCCCCGCGGTACCGGGGCAGAAGCGACGCGTGGACGTTGATGCACATCCGCTTCGGAATGTCGAGGATCGACGGGGGGAGGATCTGCCCGTACGCCACGACGATGATCAGGTCGGGGCTCTCGGCCAGGATCCGCGCGACCGACTCCGGGTGCCTCGCCTTCTCCGGCTGAAAGACCGGGATCCCGAGCCGTTGCGCCTCCCCCTTTACCGGGGGGGCCGTGAGCGCCTGGCCCCGTCCGGCGGGGCGGTCGGGGTTCGTGACGACGAGGGTGACTTCCTCGTCCCGGGCGAGCGCGGCTAACGAGGGAACCGCGAACGCCGGGGTCCCCAGGAAGACCGCTCGGTATCGGGGCATTATTTCGCGGAAGCGGCGGGGGCGGCGAGCCGGTCGACGAACAGGATCCCGTCGAGATGGTCGATCTCGTGCTGGAGGGCGCGGGACAGAATGCCGTGGGCCTCGACGGTGACCGGATCCCCGTGCTCGTTTTTCCCCCGGACGACGACGGACTCGGCTCGGCAGACCGTCCCCTCGACCCCGGGGACGCTCAGGCACCCTTCCGTCCCCTCGACCTGCCCCGTTTTCCGGACGACCTCCGGGTTCACGAGGGCGAGCGGGCCGGCCTCCTCCACCACCGGGGAGACGTCCACCACGATCACGCGCTTCCCCACGCCGACCTGCGTGGCCGCAAGCCCGACCCCGTTCGCATCGACCATCGTCTCGAACATGTCCCGGATCAGCTCGCGGATCTTCCCGTCCACGCTCTCCACGGGAAGCGCCTTCGTCGACAGGAACGGGTCAGGATAGGTAAGGATCCGTCTCCGCATGGTTCTCCACCTTCTTCGGCGGGTAGAAACGGGCCACGTTCTTCCCGCTCTCCTTCCCCCAGTATAATGCGCGGTCCGCGTTCGCGACAAGGTCGTCGGCGCTGAGCTCCATCCCCGGCAGAAGGGAGGAGACGCCGAACGTGGCGGTGAGCTTCACCGGGCTTCCGGCGACCTGGAACACCTTCTCGTTCACCAGCCGGTGCGCCCGCTCCGCGGCGTGGAGCGCCTTCTCCGGGTCGGCGTCCAGGAGAAGCCAGGCGAACTCGTCGCCCCCCAGCCGCGCCACCGTGTCGTAGGTCCGTTTCACCGCGATGAGCACGTCTCCGAACTGCCGGATCACGCTGTCCCCCTCGGGATGCCCGAAATCATCGTTGATCCTCTTGAAATCGTCGATGTCCACTAGGATGCAGGAGAGGGAACGGCCGATTCGGCGGGCCATTTCGACGTTCCGGCTGAGGTCCAGGGAGAACTGCCTCCGATTGGGAAGCCCCGTCAGGTCGTCCCGCATGGAGAGCTCGCGGAGCTCCCGGTTCGTCTCCGACAGCGACTGGTACAGGGAGCCGTACCGCAGGAGGGGCTTGGCCTGCTCGACGAGGTCCCCGGGGGAGATGTCGGCGGGGAGCACGACATCCACGCCGCAGGATCGGAACTTCTCGGCCCGCAGGAGGGCGTTCATCCCTCCCACCAGGATGATGGGCACGCCCAGGGCGCCCTTGCGCTCCCGGAACCGCCGGATGACTTCGAACTCCTCCGCCGTTTCGCCGTGCTCTCCCAGCAGGATGCCGGACAGCAGACTTACGGAGAGCCCGGAGTCCAAAAGCCTCGACCAGGAGAAGGTCTCCTCCACCCGGTACCCGTCCTCCGCCAGGAACCGGGCGGCGCTGCGGAGCACGGGCCACAAGGGCCTGGCGATGATTACGTCCTTTCCCACTCTCGTCCCTGCACGTCCCCGGAAACCGCCGGTTTTCGCCTATTATGATGAATAATTCGACGGGAGGGAAATCTTTTAGCTCCGGCCGGGAGGGCCGTCACGGCAATTCTTTTCCGCCCTCGCCGCCCCGGTCGAGCACTTTCGCGTTCTTGAGGGCCACGGCGGCGACGTTCGCAAACGCGGTCAGCAGATCCAGGTCCTCCTCGGCGAAGGCGTCCGGGCGGTAGTGGTCGAGGTTCAGGACGCCGACGACCTCGTCCCCCCACTTGATCGGGACCGCCAGTTCCGACCGCACGTTCGGGTTCGCCTCCACGTACCGGGAATCCTCCCCCACATTCCGGATAAGCGCGGGCTTCCCCTCCTTGGCCACCCACCCCGTGATCCCCTCCCCGATCTTCAGGAGGATCTCCTCCTTGACTTCCGGCCCCAGGCCCCGTTCGGCCTGGATGCGCAGCAGGCCCGACCGCCGGTCGACGAGGATCATGGAGCCGCTGGGGGCCCCCATCAGGTCCGTGGCATGGTCGATGATGAGCTGGAAGAGTCCCGCCGGATCCCTCTCCTCGTTCAGCGCCCTGCTGACCTGGAAGATCGCCGTGAGCTTCTTCGCCTTCCGGTGGAGCCGGGCGACCAGGTTGGCGTTCTCGATCGCCACCCCCGCGAAGTTCGCCATTACGGAAAGGAGCTTCAGGTCGGTCTCGGAGAGCTCCCTCCGGTCGAGGGGAGAGGCCGCGGCCAGCACGCCGATGACGCCGGAAGGCCCCCGGATGGGAGCGGCAAGAAACCCCCTGACGTCGAGCCGCCGCAGGAGGCGCAGGAGATTCCGATCGGACCCCGCCCGCACCTCGGTGATGAGCATCCCCTCGCCGCTGGCCATGACCTGGGAAAAGATGTTGTCGTGGATCTCCTGGCGGTACTCCTCGAACCGCCTCCCCCGCGGGATTCCCGCCATCGCCCGGACGGCGAGCATCTCCTCCCCCCGCTCCTTGAGGAGAATGACCACCCTCTCCATGCGCAGGATGGAGGTGGCGGCGGAGGCGATCAGGTCGAGGCTGTTCTGGACGTCGCCCGCCGTCGTGTTCATCGCCTGGGAGACTTCGAAGAAGCCGGAGGTCAGCGCCCCCGCGAGCGACACTTCCCGGGTGGCCTCCGGGAGCTTCTTCCCGAAGATCGCCTCGGAGAGAAGGGAGAGGACCGTCATTTCCCGCCCAGCAGCTTCCGCACGGCGGTTTTCAGCTCGCCCGTGTCGTGGGACTTCACGATGTAGGCGTCCGACGCCCAGGTGGTGAAATCCTGCTTGAACTCCCCGAAGGCGGTCAGCAGGAGGACCGGGACCAGCACGCTCTTCTCCCGGATCCTCCTCAGGACCTCGAGCCCGTCGAGCCCGGGCATCTTCACGTCGAGCGTCACGAGGTCCGGGCGGAACGAGTCGAACTTCTCGAGCGCCTGGAGCCCGTCCTTGGCCAGCTCCACCTCGTACCCCTCCTCGACGAGCTCGTCCCGGTACAACTCGCGGATGTTCTCCTCATCGTCGACCACCAGGATCTTCTTCATGGAGGGAACCTCCTTTCTTCCCCTCGCCGCCCGCGAGGGGGGCGAGGGGGGATTCGCGCGCGTCACGAGCCCGCACCCCGGCGGCCGCCCTGCTTCCCCTTCTTCGAGGGCCCGGGCGCCTCCCCCCACTTGCCGGTGAGCCCCGCATCGAGCCCGATCCGGAGCAGAATGCGGGAGACGACGAAGTCGACCATCTCCCCGACGGTGGCCGGCCGGTGGTAGAACCCCGGGCACGCCGGAAGGATGTCCACCCCGGCGCGCGCCAGGGTGAGCAGGTTCTCCAGGTGAATGACGGACAGGGGGGTCTCCCGGGGGACGACCACCAGAGGCCTTTTCTCCTTCAGGGCGACATCGGCGCACCGGGTGAGGACCGAGGACGACACGCCGTGGGCGATCCGCCCGAGCATCCCCATCGAGCAGGGGGCGATGACCATGGCATCGGGGGGGTTGGAGCCGGAAGTGAAGGGGATGGTGAAATCGTCCTCCGCGTGCAGGTGGAACGCCTCCGGAGGGACGGACATCCTCTTCGAAAGCCAGCGTTTTTTCCCCGGCATCCCCATGCCGCGCAGCAGGGTCCCGGGCGTCGTGCCCGGCCGGGGATTGTTCCCCGTCCCGACCTCCCAATCCAGGATGTCCCACGCCGTCGCGGTGACGATCAGGTGCAGATCCACCCTCCGGGAGTGGAGCGCCGCGCCGGTGCGGAGGCCGTAGACGGCGCCGCTTGCGCCCGATATGCCGAGCAACACCTTCATGGATGCTCCTCTTCCCCGCCGTCCCGTCCGGCGGTGTCAGAGCGCGAGGTCAAGATAGGTGAACAGGCAAAGCGCGATGCTCACGATCCCGTTCAGGTTGAAAAACGCCACGTTCAGCCGGGAAAGATCGTTCGCGCGCAGGATGCTGTGCTCGTACACCAGAACCGCGGAGCAGATTGCCCACCCTGCGAGGAACCAGCGGCCCAGCCCAAAACTATCATAGCCCACGAG
Protein-coding regions in this window:
- the fmt gene encoding methionyl-tRNA formyltransferase, which encodes MPRYRAVFLGTPAFAVPSLAALARDEEVTLVVTNPDRPAGRGQALTAPPVKGEAQRLGIPVFQPEKARHPESVARILAESPDLIIVVAYGQILPPSILDIPKRMCINVHASLLPRYRGAAPIHWAIAGGETVTGVTIMKMDPGMDTGPMLHVRTLPIGEDDTAETMFPRLSVLGAQALTEALGMLRQGTLVETPQDGTKATYAPMLKKEHGRIDWGKPAREVRNLVRGMTPWPSACAEHDGKTLKVLSASVREGKGERGEILSVDRDGIVVACGEGAVRLEKVQPEGGRAMSAWEYAQGRRVRKGDRLSP
- a CDS encoding lactate utilization protein, encoding MSRVEIGLWQLDVRARKCVEALQKNGFRAEYHPSLESVRERVLAECENASSVGFGGSLSIQEMGIFEALEGKGKTLLDHSRVPSEKEAETRRGQLTCDLFLTGTNAVTLDGCLVNLDKNGNRINAMTFGPKKTVVVAGGQKVVSDVGEALRRIKSVAAPRNAKRLKLSTPCATSGFCEDCDSPQRICRAYSIIERKPPHSDISVLLCGEPMGL
- the rpe gene encoding ribulose-phosphate 3-epimerase: MDYYIAPSLLSADFGRLAEEIAAVEKAGADLLHLDIMDGRFVPNITIGPPVVAAVRRCAKLPLDVHLMIVEPEKYLEAFADAGADVITVHAEATPHLQRAVARVRELGKKAGVSLNPSTSLSAIEWVLTDVDMVLLMTVNPGFGGQAYLPAMTGKIELLRSQLSRAGLVVDIEVDGGIKADNVSEVVKAGANVIVSGSGIFGTKDYGRTISEMRKNIRKAVSAPA
- a CDS encoding UbiX family flavin prenyltransferase; amino-acid sequence: MKVLLGISGASGAVYGLRTGAALHSRRVDLHLIVTATAWDILDWEVGTGNNPRPGTTPGTLLRGMGMPGKKRWLSKRMSVPPEAFHLHAEDDFTIPFTSGSNPPDAMVIAPCSMGMLGRIAHGVSSSVLTRCADVALKEKRPLVVVPRETPLSVIHLENLLTLARAGVDILPACPGFYHRPATVGEMVDFVVSRILLRIGLDAGLTGKWGEAPGPSKKGKQGGRRGAGS
- a CDS encoding GGDEF domain-containing protein, whose translation is MGKDVIIARPLWPVLRSAARFLAEDGYRVEETFSWSRLLDSGLSVSLLSGILLGEHGETAEEFEVIRRFRERKGALGVPIILVGGMNALLRAEKFRSCGVDVVLPADISPGDLVEQAKPLLRYGSLYQSLSETNRELRELSMRDDLTGLPNRRQFSLDLSRNVEMARRIGRSLSCILVDIDDFKRINDDFGHPEGDSVIRQFGDVLIAVKRTYDTVARLGGDEFAWLLLDADPEKALHAAERAHRLVNEKVFQVAGSPVKLTATFGVSSLLPGMELSADDLVANADRALYWGKESGKNVARFYPPKKVENHAETDPYLS
- the def gene encoding peptide deformylase, with product MRRRILTYPDPFLSTKALPVESVDGKIRELIRDMFETMVDANGVGLAATQVGVGKRVIVVDVSPVVEEAGPLALVNPEVVRKTGQVEGTEGCLSVPGVEGTVCRAESVVVRGKNEHGDPVTVEAHGILSRALQHEIDHLDGILFVDRLAAPAASAK
- a CDS encoding response regulator; amino-acid sequence: MKKILVVDDEENIRELYRDELVEEGYEVELAKDGLQALEKFDSFRPDLVTLDVKMPGLDGLEVLRRIREKSVLVPVLLLTAFGEFKQDFTTWASDAYIVKSHDTGELKTAVRKLLGGK
- the rsmB gene encoding 16S rRNA (cytosine(967)-C(5))-methyltransferase RsmB, whose product is MRGRGRPTGEGPARRGQGDVRLGIRAGPARPEGGPAISVRDAALRILFRVDRGEAYADILLDRAQRSFPDPRDRALLTELVMGTLRRRGTLDFTLSPLLLRTMDKTDPLTRNALRLGAYQILYTRAPERAAVFETVEAAKRARGEKIAGLVNAVLRELVRAGKEPALPEADGEERMAATLSAPLALVSALSRSMGEEDAAAFLASSLERPPFVIRGNTFRGTRDDLLARLARAGMVPSPCRYAPDGIALSEPAGVHADPGFSAGEYLVMDEGAQLIAPLLAPARDEVLLDACAAPGGKTTHLAALSGGKARIVATDLSEGRLRLLRETVSRTGAEGVTTRIHDFSAGPLPRSAGRFDKILVDAPCTGMGVIRRNPDAKWRFRPEGPADMARLQGAILDNAWASLRAGGLLVYCTCTPFREENEEVVASFLERHADGGVRREGAAGWTGPEDAWTPEGFLRLSPHRHGTDGFFAALLGKSG
- a CDS encoding GAF domain-containing protein: MTVLSLLSEAIFGKKLPEATREVSLAGALTSGFFEVSQAMNTTAGDVQNSLDLIASAATSILRMERVVILLKERGEEMLAVRAMAGIPRGRRFEEYRQEIHDNIFSQVMASGEGMLITEVRAGSDRNLLRLLRRLDVRGFLAAPIRGPSGVIGVLAAASPLDRRELSETDLKLLSVMANFAGVAIENANLVARLHRKAKKLTAIFQVSRALNEERDPAGLFQLIIDHATDLMGAPSGSMILVDRRSGLLRIQAERGLGPEVKEEILLKIGEGITGWVAKEGKPALIRNVGEDSRYVEANPNVRSELAVPIKWGDEVVGVLNLDHYRPDAFAEEDLDLLTAFANVAAVALKNAKVLDRGGEGGKELP